The sequence below is a genomic window from Salicibibacter cibarius.
CTAACCTCCTCGTCTGCCGATCATAAATCCCTTGCTTTTCTAACCACGGATTATCAAAGGTGATCACATCTTGCCACATAAGACTTTTATTTTCTTGTGCTTGTTGAAACGCATGCTTTAATTCATCTTTATCATGGGTATCTAAGTAATCACGTTTTTCCGTGAACAGCGCCGACGTTTTTTCTGGGTCATCCATATAATGATTGTATAGCGAAAACATTTGCGCCGGTAATTGTTTATCACCTTTGGCTTCTTCCCGATCCACGTAATTGACATATTGATGAAAGGCTTTTTTATTGGACGTTATAAATTTCGTTTTTAAAACCACGCCCGGCGTTATCTTTGATTGACTCATGATGTCGGCTCCGGTTCTTCCCCGATGAGCGCATTCATCGTTTGCATGCTGTCCGCGCATCGCTCCATCACTTGCAGATTACTTTGGACTAAATGTTCCAATCGCTGCACCCGTTCATCCTCCTGATGAAAGATGGCCATTTGCATGAGTTGCCCATGTAAAAATTCCTGTCGTGTCATCTGTTTTTCCTTTGCTAGTTCATCTATTTTTTTTACCGCCCAGGGTTCCATGTAGCGAATGCGTATTTCCAATTCGATCAACTCCTTTGCTTTTTCCTTCCGGTTTTTTATTCAGCAAGTGATCGTTATTTACTTCCCTCTCACAACCACTCATGAATAGATCATATGTGGGAGGGGGTAGAGAGAAAGAGCATAAGGGATTTCTGTCTCCCCTTAACGGGGGAAGTCCGGCAGAGCCGGACGAAATCTGGGAACAAGAAAAGCATAATTGGTGTCAGGTTGTCGTCTACTTTTCGGGAACATACGTTACAATTTTTGTCGATGGTGTCAAGTCGTCGTCTGGATGGTGTCAGGTTGTCGTCAATGGTGGTGCAAGGTTGTCGTCTGGTTTTGATTAACCATCTGATGCCATTTCCATCTGTTCCTCGATCATATCTTGTTCTTCTTGGGCTACTTGATAGGCTTCCTTCTCATTTTCCATATCCGTCTCTAAACCATCAATTTCTGATTCAATTTGACTGTATTCACTTTCGAGTTCCACTTCTTCATCTTCGGTGCTGTATAAAATATCGGCTTCAATATCGACCAATTCTTGTTCCAATTCCTCAATGCGTTCATCCATGTTTTCGACTATTTGCTGATGCTCTCGTTGATCTTCTTCTAATCGATCCGTTTCTAACTGCAATACATGTTGCTCGTACGTGTTCGTATCTTCAATCATCATCGATTCATCGACGTCCACCTCCCGATGGTCCGCATAGATACGTGCCAATTCAGCCGGAATATTATCATCGTCGAATGATTCGTCTGGATCAAGCACACCCTCATCTGATGTTTCTTCTAAAATATCCATGCCAATCACTTCAAACGACGGATCAACGTTATCAATATGAATCACAACATAATCGCGATCTTCATAAAGCATGGTCACTGGTAAGTCTTCTTGTGGGTTGGCGCGGTCCTGCGCCGTAAACGTCATTTCTGCATTTCGATCAGCCTGTGAACGATCAATATGCAAGGTGGCTATCATATGATGCTCGGCGGGGTTATACGTCCAATCCTCAACCACAGCTTCGCCGTTCCCTTGCATCGGTACCGACGAACCGGACGCTGTATGTTGAATGTCTCCCGGAGGCGCCCCTAACAACGTTCGGGATAACATGAGCATCATTCCCACAAATACAAAGGAAAAAGTAATAACAAGGAGCGGCACGGTTTTTTTTGTGCTTAAAGTAAAACGTCTACGCTTCATACGTCACCCTCTCCTTCCATGCTTTCAACGGCATCTCTAAAGTCTTGAATGATCCAGGAGCCATCTTCTTGTTGTTCAGCGTCCAATTCGATAAATGTTGGCGTGGTATCTTCATGGCTACCACTGCTATACGTTTGGGTAAATCGAGCCATAATGGTCGCATCCGATTGATTGAGTTCGCCTGTTTCCACAAAGAATTGAACATCTTCAGCAATCGCCCTTCGATCCGTTTCCTCTTGTTCATCCTCCGAAAATAAAAAACCATGCAAGTTATCCTGCATGATCGTTTCAGCTTCATCTTTACGGTCTTCATACGTCTCTGCGTCTTCGGTATAGACGGTTTCAACGAACGTTGCGGCTGTTTCCTGTAAAGCTTCCTGGCGTTCTTGCATCGCTGCCGGTTCTCCCATCTCTTGTTCATTTTCAAGCCGTTCGACTTCATTTTCTAATTGCTGGTTCGCCTCCATCATCTCCTGCATCTGATCATGTGACACCGATGCTTCTTCGTCATCACCAGCCATCGCACTATACACATTGACCCCTGTGACGATAAGGAGAGCCACAAGGGTAAGACTAAATAATGTTATTTTCGTTTTTGAAGACACAAGGTTTCCCCTTTCTCGTTTAACCTATACGCTGCACATTTTCGTTATACGTTTCGCCCCAATAACCATCTTCCAAAGATTCATATTCGACACCATCACTGGATTGAGCACCGATAAATTGACCATCACCAGCATAAATACCGACATGGCCATCTGTCTTGTACGTATCAAAAAAGACCAAGTCACCAGGTTCCTTATCATCTGAGTCAACGGATTCGCCTTCGTTGGCGAGTGAATCGGTGGTGACAGAACCTAAAGGTCCAAGTTGAACCCCGATCTGTTCAAAAGCCCAATGCACAAAGCTCGAACAATCAAAAATACCTTGCGCTTGTTCAACTTCATTCCTTCCACCGCCAAAATCATACACTGAATTGCCAATCCATTCCTCGCCAACTTCAACAACCTCCGGGATGTCCCCGTTACCGGGATCAATGCCATCCCCACCGTCGTCCGAATATTGATCCATAAAATCCATTACATCATCCACGTACCAATCCGCGCCGTTATAAGCATAGACAGCTTCCTCCAAGTTCCCATCGGCAGCCCCTTGTTCGGCCAAATAGTTTGCGGCTGAATGCACGGCATCATCAATGTCGTAAGGGTCGGCATCCCCTGTACCACTGCCATCCACGGCAAATCCGTCATGTTCGTCGATAACGTCTAAGTCGATCAATTCATTTTCGGGAATGTCACCGGCGCCTAAGCCACTGCATGAAGGATGGTTCCACCCAACCCACGTACAAGGCATAAACTGCATGTGTCCTTCGGCCCCAACATCACTGACCCAGTCTTCTTCATCGCCCTCGGAAAAAACGGTCTCTACACGATGAACCGCCGCAAGCAATGCTGGCGGTACAGAAAATTCCGCGCCGGCTTCTTCATAAATCGGAATGTATTCTTCGGGGATTTCATCGCCGGACACACCGTCCACGGATTCAACATCATCATCTTGCTGTTGGTCAAACTGAGCCGCCAATGCCATAACCGCCACGACAACCGTGCCAATCAAACCACCGATCACGACAATAACGCCTAAGACAGCAAGTCCTTTCCACTTACTAGGAATCAAGGAAAAAAGGAAAACGAGGAACGCGATCATCGCAGAGGCAGACATCTTACGCCCCTCCTCCGAACAACGCCAATTCCTCCTCAGAGACTTCTACGGAAAAGCGTAGGTTTTTCACGGCCTGGATATTCAAAATCACATCCCCCGTTTGCAAATACGGCACTTGCGCGACCTCACTTTCGGATAACTGTCCGGCAAACACGCGCTCTAACATTTCCAGATTATTGCTGTCCTGCTGCATGATCCATTTATATTGGGTCAGCTCAAACAACGTTTTAATTTCTTCGACGAGCGTTTGGTCGGAGCCTTCCGGCACAAAATCCCGGATCGAGTGCGACGCATAGGTAAACCCGGCGAAATACTTACGAGCTTCCCGGACAAACGTTGTGAGAAATTCAAGGGCGTGGCCACTGCCTTTCTTGGTGTTGATGATGTGATGCGCTTCATCCATCAAGATGAGATACCGTTCCACATCCTCGAAGGCTAATTCTCCTTTGTTGTACGCCTCAAATTGTGGTGCTCCGTTGGTGAGCATCGCATCCCACAACAAATTCATCACGTTAAACAGTTGCGCTTGAAAAATTTCCGTTCGCATCTGACTGAGGCCACGGAGTTGGAAAACAACCACTTTTTCTTCCTGGAAATCAGCGATGCTGGATGGGCCATCAAACAAATGCTTATACGTTTCGACGATGTTTTGCACGTTCAGTTCAATCGTCTCTAACCGACGTTTGCGTTCCGGGCTCAGGGTTGATCGTTGTCTCCCTTGTTCTTCGTCCTCATATAATTCCTGGCGTATGAACGTCAAAAAATCTGAAAAGATGGGATAGGCATCAACGGATTGTTGGGTAATCGCTAAATCATGATCATCACTCCATAAATGTAATGATTTGTACAATTTCCGTAACATATTTTCATATTCTTTCAGTTCATTGTCAGAGGCTTCCGGGGCCAAAAATCGGTAAAACGAGACCATTTTGGATAAATGTTGCGTAAAAGACGTAAATTCATCTTTCGCCGTCCGATAGACTTGCAAGGGATTAATAATTCCGTCTGTGCCATCTAAGGATAACTTTTGCCCGCCTATTTCATCCACCAGACCTTGAAACTCGCCGGTGGCATCAAAGGCACGGACTTTGTGCTTTTTAATGGCATTATCGAGCGCGATTTTTTTCAAAAGCGTCGATTTTCCGGCGCCCATCGCGCCGATCACCACGGAGCTATACGACTTCCGGTCTTTATCCCGATGAAACAAATCAAAAACGACATTACCGCCGGTCATTGTCGTACCATGAAACGTTCCGGTGGGGTCATGCAGTTGGGTGAAGTGGAAAGGGAACCCCCCGGCTAATGTCATCGCTGGCATTCCTTGCCCTTGGCGGCGGTTGCGTTGTTTCGCTTGATCGGCATACGATTCATGGAGGGCTTTCCATTCCATATCCAATTCATTTAAAAAGACCGCGCCCCTAAAGTTCTCCCCTTCGAGCGCGGTTAAGACCACGTTGACGTTGCTTTCCAGTTGGTCTTGGGTCCGAGCACTCACGTAAAAGCGCAAATGCACCCGTTTAATGACCTCTCCTTCTTGATAGATGGAGGCATACAGTTCTTCTAAATCGTTTAAATCGTCTTTGGCCTCCAGTATATTGACACTTTCTTTTTCGGTCATCATCCGAGAGCTTTTCTCATCAATCCCTTTATTTAAGCCTTCGCGTACCTTGTGATGATCTTCCGAGGCGACATCGATGGTGGTGATGACGTTTTCCATATTGACGATGGACTCCAACCAAAAATCCTGCGTATTTTTCGGATAACTATACACATGGATGCACGTTTCATAGCCGTCGCCTTTGCGTATAAAACTTTCCTTAAAACTGACACCGCCTTGCGGTTGAATGTTGGCAAGCAAATAGGGATTATACCCTTTCCGTTCCGTCTCTGTGGCTTCGGTTGTATCTTTGCGTTTCCACGGTGCAAACATTTGTAAAAGACTCATCGCTATTACCCCCTCTGATGATCGAGTTTAGAGTTTTGATTATTGAGTTTATAAATCACATCTAATTTTTTCGTTGTTTCCAGGTTTTCCATAGGGATGGTTCGTTGCAATTTCCGGCGCGCAAACTGGCAACGCTCCGTTAAATCTTTCACCGTCTCCCCGTATACATAAAGATAAAATTCCCGATTGGTCCGGTGTTTCTCTAAAAATTCAAGTTCCGCCTTTTTCTTTTGTAAAAAGTGGTCAATGAGGGGCGAGTCGTTCGCGTCGATTTTCTTTTGCAAGTGGGAGATTTGAACGGCCATATTCACCGGGAAGTTGAGTGAGACGATCTTAATATCGGCATCAAACGCTCTTAGAAATTGTGTGAGTGCCAAAATATCAAATTCTGTTTCTTGATCACTTTGCGCGTACACATCTTTGCTTCGAACTTGAAACATGTCCGCATAACCACGATCGCCTTGCAAAACAAAAGCCCCATCATCGGTCATATCCCCGATCGGAAAAATGTCGGCGATTTTGTCCGGCACTCGCGCCCGTTTCTCTTTCGGTTTGGCTTTTGATCCGGTCTTTAACCCTCGTTTTGATTTCGATTGTTCATCAAAGAGAGCTTCTTGGTCCAACGTTTCTTCAACAATCATGCTTTATCCTCCTTCGCTTCGTCTTCATGGGGATCATGCGCGTGATACGTAGCTCGGTCACGACTGAGCATCATCCAAACTGCACTCAGCATCCGCATATTCGGATTCGTCTTGGGTTTCCAAAGCCAAAAGCCATACAAAGCGACCATAAAGATAATAAACGGAATGGTGAGCGACGGATGAATCATTGCGTGAAGAACAAAACCCATAACAAGCATCCCAATCAAGACCAATAAATCGGTTAAATAAAACCATTTATTCAGTTTTAATTCCGCCGTAATTTCGGTCGGGATTTTATAGTTCATGACATGGCCCCTTTCCAACCAAAAAACGCAGATTTCAAGGAAAGGAAACCTGCGCATTGGTTTAGTTTGATGTTCTATATGCGTTTGGATTGGTGACGGGCTTTACTGATGGTTTCTTTTACTCCGCCAATTCTCTGTCGTGTTTTTGCCAACTTGATAACTGCGTTTGCCGGTCTGTACGTAACGATTGTTGTTCCATCGGCGTGATACGCCATCGCCCATCACTTGGCCAAGGGTTCGCTTTTCTCCGGCTGACCGTTGCGGCATCGGAATATCGCTTGTGCTCGGCGGTTCTTCGCCGCCGGCGGCCGCCTGCATCTGTTGATTCAGCGTTGCCGGGCGTCGCTGTTTTGCGCCGCCTTGTTGGCGTTCGCTCTCTCTCATTTCAGAGTGTAAAGACGGGGTCTTGCCGCCTTGTGGGTTCGCCTGACCAGGCGTTTCCTTGCCACTGGCAGGTTGGGTTTGTTGGTAAGCCTGAGCATTAGCATTCGCCGTGGAGCCCTCGCCTTCGCTAGGCGCTGCTTGGGCGTTCGTCGGCGATCCTGCGCCTGGTGTTCCCGGCGCTGATTGACCTTTGGGTTGTGAGCCTTGTTGTTGCCCTTGACCTGTCGAGGCTTTCGTTGGCGATCCTTGTTGACCGGTCGCCCCGTTGTTGGTTGAACTTGCGCCTTGACCATTTGCCAATCCTTTGATGCCTCCGGCCGTTGCCGCCGCCGTACTTACACCGCCTGTGGCAGCGCCTTTCGCTCCTTTACTCGCTATTTTTCCAGCCCCCTGCATCACTGGTTTGGC
It includes:
- a CDS encoding NlpC/P60 family protein — its product is MSASAMIAFLVFLFSLIPSKWKGLAVLGVIVVIGGLIGTVVVAVMALAAQFDQQQDDDVESVDGVSGDEIPEEYIPIYEEAGAEFSVPPALLAAVHRVETVFSEGDEEDWVSDVGAEGHMQFMPCTWVGWNHPSCSGLGAGDIPENELIDLDVIDEHDGFAVDGSGTGDADPYDIDDAVHSAANYLAEQGAADGNLEEAVYAYNGADWYVDDVMDFMDQYSDDGGDGIDPGNGDIPEVVEVGEEWIGNSVYDFGGGRNEVEQAQGIFDCSSFVHWAFEQIGVQLGPLGSVTTDSLANEGESVDSDDKEPGDLVFFDTYKTDGHVGIYAGDGQFIGAQSSDGVEYESLEDGYWGETYNENVQRIG
- a CDS encoding VirB4 family type IV secretion system protein encodes the protein MFAPWKRKDTTEATETERKGYNPYLLANIQPQGGVSFKESFIRKGDGYETCIHVYSYPKNTQDFWLESIVNMENVITTIDVASEDHHKVREGLNKGIDEKSSRMMTEKESVNILEAKDDLNDLEELYASIYQEGEVIKRVHLRFYVSARTQDQLESNVNVVLTALEGENFRGAVFLNELDMEWKALHESYADQAKQRNRRQGQGMPAMTLAGGFPFHFTQLHDPTGTFHGTTMTGGNVVFDLFHRDKDRKSYSSVVIGAMGAGKSTLLKKIALDNAIKKHKVRAFDATGEFQGLVDEIGGQKLSLDGTDGIINPLQVYRTAKDEFTSFTQHLSKMVSFYRFLAPEASDNELKEYENMLRKLYKSLHLWSDDHDLAITQQSVDAYPIFSDFLTFIRQELYEDEEQGRQRSTLSPERKRRLETIELNVQNIVETYKHLFDGPSSIADFQEEKVVVFQLRGLSQMRTEIFQAQLFNVMNLLWDAMLTNGAPQFEAYNKGELAFEDVERYLILMDEAHHIINTKKGSGHALEFLTTFVREARKYFAGFTYASHSIRDFVPEGSDQTLVEEIKTLFELTQYKWIMQQDSNNLEMLERVFAGQLSESEVAQVPYLQTGDVILNIQAVKNLRFSVEVSEEELALFGGGA
- a CDS encoding DUF5592 family protein codes for the protein MNYKIPTEITAELKLNKWFYLTDLLVLIGMLVMGFVLHAMIHPSLTIPFIIFMVALYGFWLWKPKTNPNMRMLSAVWMMLSRDRATYHAHDPHEDEAKEDKA